In Thermococcus stetteri, the following proteins share a genomic window:
- a CDS encoding PPC domain-containing DNA-binding protein, giving the protein MEFKPGRMFLFRVPEGEDLLEAISRFVESKGIKAGVVMGIGSLRNPVVGYYSEDEKRYKSIELSGTFELLSLNGNISLKEGKPFAHLHVTLGDDKGRVFGGHLIRGEVFVSEVYIGELVGEPLERKDMGNNLWLWEAER; this is encoded by the coding sequence ATGGAGTTCAAACCCGGACGAATGTTCCTCTTCAGGGTTCCTGAGGGGGAGGATCTTCTGGAGGCTATAAGCCGCTTTGTTGAGAGTAAGGGGATTAAGGCCGGAGTCGTCATGGGCATAGGCTCCCTGAGAAACCCTGTGGTGGGATACTATTCTGAGGACGAGAAAAGGTATAAGAGTATCGAGCTCAGCGGCACTTTCGAGCTTCTCTCCCTGAACGGTAACATAAGCCTCAAGGAGGGAAAGCCGTTCGCGCACCTCCACGTGACCCTCGGTGACGATAAGGGCAGGGTCTTTGGCGGCCATCTCATCAGGGGAGAAGTCTTCGTCTCAGAGGTCTACATAGGTGAACTGGTTGGGGAACCGCTGGAAAGAAAAGATATGGGAAACAACCTCTGGCTCTGGGAGGCAGAGCGTTAG
- a CDS encoding 6-carboxytetrahydropterin synthase: MSENFRIVERKISWKKDFDSSHFLALPYESKCLRIHGHTYHVDVKVWGELNESGMIFDFNHLSNLVKLLDHRILVSEDWVKERRDGVVIIEKNNKRLELPENEVVILDKPNVTAEYIAEWFAERIAEKAGANVRKIMVRIWEDPRSYAEVTLER, translated from the coding sequence ATGAGTGAGAACTTCAGAATAGTGGAGAGAAAGATAAGCTGGAAGAAGGACTTCGACAGCTCCCACTTCCTCGCACTGCCCTACGAGAGCAAGTGCCTTAGGATTCACGGCCACACCTACCACGTTGACGTCAAGGTATGGGGCGAGTTAAATGAAAGCGGCATGATATTCGACTTCAACCACCTGAGCAACCTCGTCAAGCTCCTCGATCACCGAATCCTGGTAAGTGAGGACTGGGTAAAAGAGCGCAGGGATGGAGTTGTCATCATTGAGAAAAACAATAAGCGGCTCGAACTGCCCGAGAATGAAGTGGTAATTCTTGATAAGCCCAACGTGACGGCGGAGTACATCGCCGAATGGTTCGCCGAGAGGATTGCAGAAAAGGCAGGAGCCAACGTGAGGAAGATAATGGTAAGAATATGGGAAGATCCAAGGAGCTACGCCGAGGTAACTCTCGAACGCTAA
- a CDS encoding DUF134 domain-containing protein: MPRGMGWGRGRGRRRKMRMIGFIPQVRHFYPAHPPVFQPKPPIFMTYEEFEALRLVDYERLTQEEAGQRMGVSRGTVWRALTSARKKVAQMLVEGRELIILPGGNEVPRGADE, translated from the coding sequence ATGCCGAGGGGTATGGGCTGGGGAAGAGGGCGAGGAAGAAGACGAAAGATGAGAATGATAGGGTTTATCCCGCAGGTTAGGCACTTCTATCCCGCTCATCCACCGGTATTCCAGCCTAAACCTCCGATTTTCATGACTTACGAGGAATTTGAGGCACTAAGGCTCGTCGATTACGAGAGACTAACCCAAGAAGAGGCCGGTCAGAGAATGGGCGTCTCAAGGGGCACGGTATGGAGGGCATTGACGTCGGCAAGGAAAAAGGTCGCACAGATGCTCGTCGAGGGCAGGGAGCTTATAATCCTCCCTGGGGGGAATGAGGTTCCAAGGGGAGCCGATGAGTAA
- a CDS encoding MFS transporter, translating into MEPGELSAQAAVIEVFNGVANSMFNISLQTLFQKTVPSNLLGRVLSLDYFITSAFLLISIGVGGVLADKIGVSTMLLIAGILEIITVLIAFWVIEYLGRDQ; encoded by the coding sequence GTGGAACCAGGTGAGCTATCTGCCCAGGCGGCGGTTATAGAGGTCTTCAACGGCGTTGCAAACAGCATGTTTAACATCTCCCTTCAGACGCTGTTCCAAAAGACCGTCCCATCTAACCTGCTGGGAAGAGTTTTATCGCTCGATTATTTCATAACCTCAGCTTTCTTGCTCATCTCCATAGGGGTTGGAGGAGTGCTTGCGGACAAAATTGGAGTGAGCACAATGCTTCTCATAGCAGGTATCCTGGAGATTATTACAGTCCTTATTGCATTTTGGGTTATTGAGTATCTCGGGAGAGACCAATAA
- the purB gene encoding adenylosuccinate lyase, with protein sequence MAVHPIDYRYGSEEMRRIWDEENKLQKLLDVEAALSRAHAKVGNIPEESARVISERANTKWVKLERVKEIESEIHHDIMAVVKALSEVCGEHGKYVHLGATSNDIIDTANALLIRESLAIVERDLKTLRSILKKLAREHKYTVCIGRTHGQHAVPTTYGMKFAIWLDEVQRHIDRINQLKERVLVGQMSGAVGTMASFGEKGLEIQKLVMEDLGLKPARISNQIIQRDVYAELMMVLALIASTLDKIALEIRNLQRTEILEVSEPFGKKQVGSSTMPHKRNPIRSEKVSGLARVLYSNVIPALLNNPLWHERDLTNSSVERVILPESFVLLDEMLKSMIKVLSGLEFFPENIERNLYLTNNLIMAEPLMLKLTEKGMGRQEAHELVRQLAMKAFYEKRDLLEVVRESEEAMKYLSEEDVESLKPENYIGLAPQIVDNVIAFIEEKEREEASKDQ encoded by the coding sequence ATGGCCGTTCATCCGATTGACTACCGCTATGGGAGCGAGGAGATGAGGCGCATTTGGGACGAAGAGAACAAACTCCAGAAGCTCCTAGACGTTGAGGCCGCCCTCTCGAGGGCACACGCGAAGGTCGGGAACATCCCAGAGGAGAGCGCACGCGTAATCTCTGAAAGGGCTAACACAAAGTGGGTGAAGCTTGAGAGGGTCAAAGAGATTGAATCAGAGATACACCACGATATCATGGCCGTCGTAAAGGCCTTGAGCGAAGTCTGCGGCGAGCACGGAAAGTACGTCCACCTTGGGGCAACCTCAAACGACATAATAGACACCGCAAACGCTCTTCTAATAAGGGAGAGCCTCGCGATAGTCGAGAGAGACCTGAAGACGCTCCGCTCAATACTCAAGAAGCTCGCGAGGGAGCACAAGTACACTGTCTGCATTGGAAGGACGCACGGCCAGCATGCAGTACCCACAACCTATGGCATGAAGTTCGCCATATGGCTGGACGAGGTGCAGAGGCACATAGACAGGATCAACCAGCTCAAGGAGAGGGTCCTTGTTGGTCAGATGAGCGGTGCAGTCGGAACGATGGCCAGCTTTGGGGAGAAGGGCCTTGAAATACAGAAGTTGGTCATGGAAGACCTTGGACTCAAGCCCGCCAGGATAAGCAACCAGATAATCCAGAGGGACGTTTACGCCGAGCTCATGATGGTTCTCGCCCTCATAGCCTCAACCCTCGACAAGATAGCCCTCGAAATCAGAAACCTCCAGAGGACAGAAATACTTGAGGTCAGCGAACCCTTTGGAAAGAAGCAGGTGGGCTCTTCAACCATGCCGCACAAGAGGAACCCGATAAGGAGCGAGAAGGTGAGCGGTTTAGCTAGGGTTCTCTACTCCAACGTGATTCCGGCTCTCCTAAACAACCCGCTCTGGCATGAGAGGGATCTGACAAATTCTTCAGTAGAGCGCGTTATTCTACCGGAGAGCTTTGTCCTCCTCGACGAGATGCTGAAGAGCATGATAAAGGTTCTCTCGGGCCTTGAGTTCTTCCCAGAGAACATTGAGAGGAACTTATACCTCACCAACAACCTCATAATGGCCGAGCCGCTGATGCTGAAGCTGACTGAGAAGGGTATGGGGCGACAAGAGGCCCATGAACTCGTTAGACAGCTGGCCATGAAAGCGTTCTATGAGAAGAGGGATCTCCTTGAGGTCGTCAGGGAGAGCGAAGAGGCCATGAAGTACCTGAGTGAAGAGGACGTGGAGTCCCTCAAGCCGGAGAATTACATTGGACTTGCGCCGCAGATAGTGGACAACGTAATAGCATTTATAGAGGAGAAAGAAAGGGAAGAAGCCTCTAAAGACCAGTAA
- the albA gene encoding DNA-binding protein Alba encodes MAEEHVVYIGKKPVMNYVLAVITQFNEGAKEVSVKARGRAISRAVDVAEIVRNRFLPEVRVKEIKIGTEELPTADGRTANTSTIEIVLEKP; translated from the coding sequence ATGGCTGAGGAGCACGTTGTCTACATTGGAAAGAAGCCGGTTATGAACTACGTCCTCGCCGTGATAACCCAGTTCAACGAGGGCGCCAAGGAGGTCAGCGTTAAGGCTCGCGGTAGGGCTATCAGCAGGGCCGTTGACGTCGCCGAGATCGTCAGGAACAGGTTCCTCCCAGAGGTCAGGGTTAAGGAGATCAAGATCGGTACCGAGGAGCTTCCGACTGCCGACGGCAGGACCGCCAACACCTCAACCATCGAGATCGTTCTCGAGAAGCCGTGA
- a CDS encoding ArsR/SmtB family transcription factor, producing MNLLDYEVIDIHDERTKELAQILSNEKALSILRLIEEKPRSISEISQELGIPISTVSYHIDRMLKVGLVEVAGKKYGRRLQEVKLYRASSKPILILPGGKKEHRTWEKLRVINLAVSAAVSMGVYLAAKLLREGSKGQSETVRTLTVKTAPEVSKTSTDWAAILISVLTFILVFGVLEYRFRKLF from the coding sequence GTGAACCTTTTGGACTACGAGGTCATTGACATTCATGACGAGCGCACTAAGGAGCTAGCTCAGATACTCTCAAACGAGAAGGCACTTTCGATATTAAGGCTGATTGAGGAGAAACCTCGTTCAATTAGCGAGATTTCCCAGGAGCTTGGGATTCCCATATCAACGGTCTCTTATCACATAGACCGAATGCTTAAGGTCGGGCTCGTAGAAGTAGCCGGTAAGAAGTACGGAAGGCGCCTTCAGGAGGTAAAGCTGTACAGGGCTTCAAGCAAACCGATACTGATTCTCCCGGGAGGGAAAAAGGAGCACAGGACGTGGGAGAAGCTCCGCGTCATAAACCTCGCCGTGAGTGCCGCTGTCTCTATGGGTGTGTACCTTGCGGCCAAGCTCCTGAGGGAGGGGAGCAAAGGGCAGTCCGAGACCGTTAGAACCCTTACAGTGAAAACTGCCCCGGAGGTATCAAAAACTTCTACCGACTGGGCCGCTATTCTTATTTCAGTCTTAACGTTCATCCTCGTATTTGGTGTTTTAGAGTACCGTTTCCGGAAACTTTTTTAA
- a CDS encoding CBS domain-containing protein produces MAEITVGQVVKRKAVLVRPDDTIHKVAKILARNKVGSAVVVDENEEIVGIITDRDILDKVVAKGKDPKKVLVKEVMTKKPVTIEDDYTIQDAIDKMMDKGIRRLLVTRVGKPIGFVTAADLLAALNSMNSEEEEETEEETEVYGICEICGQYGPLYKVYIEGQEKWVCESCKDELNL; encoded by the coding sequence ATGGCAGAGATCACCGTGGGACAGGTTGTCAAAAGGAAGGCAGTGCTCGTTAGGCCGGACGATACCATACACAAGGTTGCCAAGATACTCGCCCGCAACAAGGTGGGCAGTGCTGTGGTCGTTGATGAGAACGAGGAGATAGTTGGAATAATAACCGACCGCGACATCCTCGACAAGGTCGTTGCCAAGGGTAAGGATCCAAAGAAGGTTCTCGTCAAGGAAGTTATGACGAAGAAGCCGGTTACGATAGAGGACGACTACACGATCCAGGATGCCATAGACAAGATGATGGACAAGGGCATAAGGAGGCTCCTTGTCACTAGGGTCGGGAAGCCGATAGGCTTCGTTACCGCCGCTGACCTTCTGGCCGCGCTCAACAGCATGAACAGCGAAGAGGAAGAAGAGACCGAGGAAGAAACGGAAGTCTACGGTATCTGTGAGATATGCGGCCAGTACGGGCCGCTCTACAAGGTGTACATCGAAGGGCAGGAAAAGTGGGTCTGCGAGAGCTGTAAGGATGAGCTCAACCTCTGA
- a CDS encoding NTPase, with translation MALRIFVTGPAGVGKTTHVERVAKEVDRWGYIVGGMITREVRRGGRRIGFKITALDLGEEGTLASIRGTSHLPGVPFGKYVVHVDEIDRVAVPAIRRAIVEADLIVIDEIGPMEYKSDEFIRAVGEVLKSEKPLLAVVHRKFVDRFRPLGEVHTLSFENRNAEFGIILDRVMKELKGIRG, from the coding sequence ATGGCCTTGAGAATATTCGTTACCGGTCCTGCAGGAGTCGGCAAAACAACACACGTTGAGAGGGTGGCTAAAGAAGTTGACCGCTGGGGCTACATCGTAGGCGGGATGATAACGAGGGAAGTAAGGAGGGGTGGAAGACGCATAGGATTCAAGATAACCGCCCTCGACCTCGGTGAAGAGGGAACGCTGGCGAGCATCAGGGGAACTTCACACCTTCCAGGAGTTCCCTTCGGAAAGTACGTCGTCCACGTTGACGAGATAGACCGGGTGGCGGTTCCAGCCATAAGGAGGGCGATCGTCGAAGCGGACCTGATAGTCATAGACGAAATCGGCCCGATGGAATACAAAAGCGATGAGTTCATCAGGGCAGTTGGGGAAGTCCTGAAGTCAGAGAAACCGCTCCTGGCGGTGGTTCACAGAAAGTTCGTTGACAGGTTCAGGCCCCTGGGAGAAGTCCACACTCTGAGCTTTGAGAACAGGAACGCGGAATTCGGGATAATCCTGGACAGGGTAATGAAAGAGCTGAAGGGGATCAGAGGTTGA
- the mtnA gene encoding S-methyl-5-thioribose-1-phosphate isomerase, which produces MEIRYRPEELTRLPRSVRYEKWKVIMIDQTLLPREFKEIELRTVDEVADAIITMKVRGAPAIGAAAAFGLALYADTSKAKTKDEFIDGFYTAYDRLKNTRPTAVNLFWALNRVKNLVEEHMEDSPDEIRKLIVAEAQKIADEDVEANLRMGHYGAEVLPEGNVLTHCNAGSLATVQLGTVGAVLRVMHRDGTLKLLWVDETRPVLQGARLSAWEYHYDGIPLKLITDNMAGFVMQQGRVDAIIVGADRIVANGDFANKIGTYSLAVLAKEHGIPFFTVAPLSTIDMSLKSGEEIPIEERKPEEVLTCGGCKIAPDVDVYNPAFDVTPHKYLTGIITDKGVVWPPFERNLKKLFKKD; this is translated from the coding sequence ATGGAGATAAGGTACAGGCCAGAGGAACTCACGAGGCTTCCCCGGAGCGTTAGGTACGAGAAATGGAAGGTCATAATGATAGACCAGACCCTCCTCCCGAGGGAGTTCAAGGAGATAGAGCTTAGAACAGTTGATGAGGTCGCAGATGCCATAATTACCATGAAGGTGCGCGGTGCTCCGGCTATAGGTGCAGCTGCCGCCTTTGGTTTAGCTCTCTACGCTGACACCTCCAAGGCCAAGACCAAGGACGAGTTCATAGACGGCTTCTACACGGCCTACGACAGGCTTAAGAACACAAGGCCAACCGCCGTTAACCTCTTCTGGGCGCTCAACAGGGTGAAGAACCTCGTGGAGGAGCACATGGAGGACAGCCCAGATGAGATAAGAAAACTAATCGTTGCCGAGGCGCAGAAGATAGCGGACGAAGACGTTGAGGCCAACTTGAGGATGGGTCACTACGGTGCCGAGGTTCTTCCAGAGGGGAACGTCCTAACCCACTGCAACGCGGGAAGCCTGGCCACCGTTCAGCTTGGAACCGTTGGCGCCGTTTTGAGGGTCATGCACAGGGATGGGACGCTAAAGCTCCTCTGGGTGGACGAGACGAGGCCCGTTTTGCAGGGCGCGAGGCTTTCAGCATGGGAGTACCACTACGACGGAATCCCCCTCAAGCTCATAACCGACAACATGGCGGGCTTCGTGATGCAGCAGGGCAGGGTCGATGCGATAATCGTCGGAGCCGACAGGATAGTCGCCAACGGGGACTTCGCCAACAAAATAGGAACCTACAGCCTGGCAGTCCTCGCAAAGGAGCATGGGATACCTTTCTTCACTGTTGCGCCGCTCTCGACGATAGACATGAGCCTGAAGAGCGGCGAAGAGATACCCATTGAGGAGAGGAAGCCTGAGGAAGTCCTCACTTGCGGTGGCTGTAAGATAGCTCCGGATGTGGACGTCTACAACCCGGCTTTCGACGTGACGCCCCACAAGTACCTGACCGGAATAATCACGGACAAGGGAGTAGTCTGGCCGCCCTTTGAGAGGAACCTCAAGAAGCTCTTCAAGAAGGACTGA
- the trmY gene encoding tRNA (pseudouridine(54)-N(1))-methyltransferase TrmY: MRTFILKANTAVTSPDFSLKDLPGTGGRIDLLCRFLNSAFLLSHGIRKDVRVFMTLYGKPNPPKTIHFEGPRLKVRLNPDERSTALILRKAFEVGKDLREPSKEVEVLPGIYVSNMTFEDVVRKVMKDSKLYYLVEYGRPITEVEFPQNPAFVLGDHLGLSKEDERFLEDIAEKVRVGRKSYLASHVVSFVNIWLDGM; this comes from the coding sequence ATGCGGACGTTCATACTCAAGGCCAACACTGCCGTGACTTCACCGGACTTTTCGCTCAAAGACCTACCAGGAACCGGGGGAAGGATCGACCTGCTCTGCAGGTTCCTAAACAGCGCTTTCCTCCTCTCCCATGGGATAAGGAAAGATGTCAGGGTCTTCATGACGCTCTACGGAAAACCAAATCCGCCGAAGACGATCCACTTTGAAGGGCCGAGGCTGAAGGTTCGTCTCAACCCGGACGAGAGGAGCACAGCTTTGATTCTGAGGAAAGCCTTTGAAGTTGGGAAAGACCTCAGGGAACCCTCGAAGGAAGTCGAAGTCCTTCCCGGCATCTACGTCAGCAACATGACGTTCGAGGACGTCGTGAGGAAGGTCATGAAGGACTCGAAGCTCTACTACCTCGTCGAGTATGGGAGGCCAATAACGGAAGTCGAGTTCCCGCAGAATCCTGCCTTCGTCCTCGGAGATCACCTTGGCCTCAGCAAAGAGGACGAGCGCTTCCTTGAGGACATAGCGGAGAAAGTAAGAGTGGGTCGGAAGAGCTATTTGGCCTCTCATGTTGTTTCCTTCGTGAACATCTGGCTGGACGGGATGTGA
- a CDS encoding GNAT family N-acetyltransferase, with protein sequence MALLKKKQINLPPIEETARYFTVTDGEDYLDEIFENDRRISRSFSRFQLSDEEYGENYAKVIEELLATGGHKFFVALDRYGRYLGHVWVCIKVDTVDFVPSAYIYDIETLFPGIGIGTALLERAEEWARENGARKVALRVELGNPAREWYKKKGFRERAVIMEKTLTD encoded by the coding sequence ATGGCGCTGTTGAAGAAAAAGCAGATTAATCTCCCCCCGATTGAGGAGACCGCCAGGTACTTTACGGTAACCGACGGCGAGGACTACCTCGACGAGATATTTGAGAACGACAGGCGGATCAGCAGGTCCTTTTCGCGCTTTCAGCTGAGTGACGAGGAATACGGCGAGAACTACGCGAAGGTGATAGAAGAGCTCCTGGCTACAGGTGGACACAAGTTCTTCGTTGCCCTGGACAGATACGGCCGCTACCTCGGGCATGTGTGGGTCTGCATCAAGGTTGACACGGTTGACTTCGTGCCATCTGCCTACATTTACGACATAGAAACCCTGTTTCCGGGGATTGGGATAGGCACGGCACTCCTTGAGAGGGCTGAGGAGTGGGCCAGGGAAAACGGGGCCAGAAAGGTTGCACTGCGCGTTGAACTGGGCAACCCGGCCAGGGAGTGGTACAAAAAGAAGGGCTTCAGGGAGAGGGCCGTGATAATGGAGAAAACCCTTACAGATTAG